In Passer domesticus isolate bPasDom1 chromosome 7, bPasDom1.hap1, whole genome shotgun sequence, one genomic interval encodes:
- the NLGN3 gene encoding neuroligin-3 isoform X3: protein MWLILWRSPLFPPVLQVPELVASWDLRLTLWVLSFASMVVQMEGQVYSPTVNTHYGKLRGVRVPLPSEILGPVDQYLGVPYAAPPVGEKRFMPPEPPPSWSGIRNATHFSPVCPQNIHNAVPEIMLPIWFTSNLDIVATYIQDPNEDCLYLNIYIPTEDDIRDSGAKPVMVYIHGGSYMEGTGNMIDGSILASYGNVIVITLNYRVGVLGFLSTGDQAAKGNYGLLDQIQALRWVSENIAFFGGDPLRITVFGSGIGASCVSLLTLSHHSEGLFQRAIIQSGSALSSWAVNYQPVKYTSMLADKVGCNVLDTVDMVDCLRQKSAKELVEQDIQPARYHVAFGPVIDGDVIPDDPEILMEQGEFLNYDIMLGVNQGEGLKFVEGVVDPEDGVSGSDFDYSVSNFVDNLYGYPEGKDTLRETIKFMYTDWADRDNPETRRKTLVALFTDHQWVEPSVVTADLHARYGSPTYFYAFYHHCQSLMKPAWSDAAHGDEVPYVFGIPMIGPTDLFPCNFSKNDVMLSAVVMTYWTNFAKTGDPNKPVPQDTKFIHTKANRFEEVAWSKYNPRDQLYLHIGLKPRVRDHYRATKVAFWKHLVPHLYNLHDMFHYTSTTTKVPPPDTTQNSHITRRPNSKIWTTKRPAISPAYNSENGKEKWSPEQEAGTLLESPRDYSTELSVTIAVGASLLFLNVLAFAALYYRKDKRRQDTHRQPSPQRGASNDIAHAPDEEMPSLQVSQGHHECEAVPSHDTLRLAALPDYTLTLRRSPDDIPLMTPNTITMIPNSLVGLQTLHPYNTFTAGFNSTGLPHSHSTTRV from the exons ATGTGGCTGATACTCTGGAGAAGCCCTCTCTTCCCCCCTGTTCTCCAAGTGCCTGAGCTGGTGGCCAGCTGGGACCTGCGTCTCACCCTCTGGGTCCTGAGCTTTGCCTCGATGGTTGTGCAGATGGAGGGCCAGGTCTACTCGCCCACTGTCAACACGCACTATGGGAAGTTACGAGGGGTGCGCGTGCCGTTGCCCAGTGAGATCCTGGGGCCCGTGGACCAGTACCTGGGGGTCCCTTATGCCGCTCCCCCCGTCGGGGAGAAGAGATTCATGCCCCCCGAGCCACCACCGTCCTGGTCGGGCATCAGGAACGCTACCCACTTCTCACCAGTCTGCCCCCAGAACATCCACAACGCCGTTCCCGAGATCATGCTGCCCATCTGGTTTACCTCCAATTTGGATATCGTGGCCACGTACATCCAGGACCCCAACGAGGACTGTCTGTACCTCAACATCTACATCCCCACGGAGGATG ACATCCGGGACAGCGGCGCCAAGCCCGTCATGGTCTACATCCATGGTGGCTCCTACATGGAGGGCACGGGGAACATGATAGACGGCAGCATCCTGGCCAGCTACGGCAACGTGATTGTCATCACCCTGAACTACCGCGTCGGAGTGCTCG GGTTCCTGAGCACGGGGGACCAGGCAGCCAAGGGCAATTACGGGCTGCTGGACCAGATCCAGGCGCTGCGCTGGGTCAGCGAGAACATCGCCTTCTTCGGGGGAGACCCCCTGCGCATCACCGTCTTCGGCTCGGGCATCGGCGCCTCCTGCGTCAGCCTGCTCACCCTGTCCCACCACTCGGAAG GTCTGTTCCAGAGAGCCATCATCCAGAGCGGCTCCGCGCTCTCCAGCTGGGCAGTGAACTACCAGCCTGTGAAGTACACCAGCATGCTGGCTGACAAGGTGGGCTGCAACGTGCTGGACACCGTGGACATGGTGGACTGCCTGCGGCAGAAGAGTGCCAAGGAGCTGGTAGAGCAAGACATCCAGCCAGCCCGCTACCACGTGGCCTTCGGGCCAGTCATTGATGGGGACGTGATCCCGGACGACCCAGAGATCCTGATGGAGCAGGGCGAGTTCCTCAACTACGATATCATGCTGGGGGTCAACCAGGGTGAAGGGCTGAAGTTTGTGGAGGGCGTGGTGGACCCTGAGGACGGCGTCTCGGGCAGTGACTTTGACTACTCAGTGTCCAACTTTGTAGACAACCTGTACGGCTACCCTGAGGGCAAGGACACCCTGAGGGAGACCATCAAGTTCATGTACACGGACTGGGCCGACCGGGACAACCCCGAGACACGCCGCAAGACTCTGGTGGCCCTCTTCACTGACCACCAGTGGGTAGAGCCATCAGTGGTGACAGCCGACCTGCACGCCCGCTATGGCTCCCCCACCTACTTCTACGCCTTCTACCACCACTGCCAGAGCCTGATGAAGCCTGCATGGTCCGATGCAGCCCACGGGGATGAGGTGCCTTACGTGTTCGGGATCCCCATGATTGGCCCCACTGACCTCTTTCCCTGCAACTTCTCCAAGAACGACGTCATGCTCAGCGCTGTGGTGATGACCTACTGGACCAACTTTGCCAAGACAGG GGACCCCAACAAGCCTGTCCCCCAGGACACCAAGTTCATCCACACCAAGGCCAACCGGTTTGAGGAGGTGGCCTGGTCCAAGTACAACCCCCGTGACCAGCTGTACCTGCACATCGGGCTGAAGCCGCGGGTACGCGACCACTACAGGGCCACCAAGGTGGCTTTCTGGAAGCACCTGGTTCCCCACCTGTACAACCTGCACGATATGTTCCACTACACCTCCACCACCACCAAAGTGCCACCACCCGACACCACGCAGAACTCCCACATCACCCGCCGGCCCAACAGCAAGATCTGGACCACCAAGCGCCCCGCCATCTCACCCGCCTACAACAGCGAGAACGGCAAGGAGAAGTGGAGCCCAGAGCAAGAGGCGGGCACGCTGCTCGAGAGCCCCCGCGACTACTCCACCGAACTGAGCGTCACCATCGCCGTGGGCgcctccctcctcttcctcaacGTGCTGGCCTTCGCCGCCCTCTACTACCGCAAGGACAAGCGCCGGCAGGACACGCAccggcagcccagcccccagcGCGGCGCCTCCAACGACATCGCCCACGCGCCTGACGAGGAGATGCCCTCCTTGCAGGTGAGCCAGGGGCACCACGAGTGCGAAGCTGTGCCATCCCACGACACCCTGCGCCTGGCCGCTCTGCCCGACTACACCCTCACCTTGCGCCGCTCTCCGGACGACATCCCGCTCATGACCCCCAACACCATCACCATGATCCCCAACTCGCTGGTGGGGCTGCAGACCCTGCACCCCTACAACACCTTCACCGCCGGCTTCAACAGCACGGGGCTTCCGCACTCACACTCCACCACCAGGGTATAG
- the NLGN3 gene encoding neuroligin-3 isoform X1 — MWLILWRSPLFPPVLQVPELVASWDLRLTLWVLSFASMVVQMEGQVYSPTVNTHYGKLRGVRVPLPSEILGPVDQYLGVPYAAPPVGEKRFMPPEPPPSWSGIRNATHFSPVCPQNIHNAVPEIMLPIWFTSNLDIVATYIQDPNEDCLYLNIYIPTEDVKRISKECTRKPNKKICRKGGASAKKQGEDLADNDGDEDEDIRDSGAKPVMVYIHGGSYMEGTGNMIDGSILASYGNVIVITLNYRVGVLGFLSTGDQAAKGNYGLLDQIQALRWVSENIAFFGGDPLRITVFGSGIGASCVSLLTLSHHSEGLFQRAIIQSGSALSSWAVNYQPVKYTSMLADKVGCNVLDTVDMVDCLRQKSAKELVEQDIQPARYHVAFGPVIDGDVIPDDPEILMEQGEFLNYDIMLGVNQGEGLKFVEGVVDPEDGVSGSDFDYSVSNFVDNLYGYPEGKDTLRETIKFMYTDWADRDNPETRRKTLVALFTDHQWVEPSVVTADLHARYGSPTYFYAFYHHCQSLMKPAWSDAAHGDEVPYVFGIPMIGPTDLFPCNFSKNDVMLSAVVMTYWTNFAKTGDPNKPVPQDTKFIHTKANRFEEVAWSKYNPRDQLYLHIGLKPRVRDHYRATKVAFWKHLVPHLYNLHDMFHYTSTTTKVPPPDTTQNSHITRRPNSKIWTTKRPAISPAYNSENGKEKWSPEQEAGTLLESPRDYSTELSVTIAVGASLLFLNVLAFAALYYRKDKRRQDTHRQPSPQRGASNDIAHAPDEEMPSLQVSQGHHECEAVPSHDTLRLAALPDYTLTLRRSPDDIPLMTPNTITMIPNSLVGLQTLHPYNTFTAGFNSTGLPHSHSTTRV; from the exons ATGTGGCTGATACTCTGGAGAAGCCCTCTCTTCCCCCCTGTTCTCCAAGTGCCTGAGCTGGTGGCCAGCTGGGACCTGCGTCTCACCCTCTGGGTCCTGAGCTTTGCCTCGATGGTTGTGCAGATGGAGGGCCAGGTCTACTCGCCCACTGTCAACACGCACTATGGGAAGTTACGAGGGGTGCGCGTGCCGTTGCCCAGTGAGATCCTGGGGCCCGTGGACCAGTACCTGGGGGTCCCTTATGCCGCTCCCCCCGTCGGGGAGAAGAGATTCATGCCCCCCGAGCCACCACCGTCCTGGTCGGGCATCAGGAACGCTACCCACTTCTCACCAGTCTGCCCCCAGAACATCCACAACGCCGTTCCCGAGATCATGCTGCCCATCTGGTTTACCTCCAATTTGGATATCGTGGCCACGTACATCCAGGACCCCAACGAGGACTGTCTGTACCTCAACATCTACATCCCCACGGAGGATG TAAAACGGATTTCCAAGGAATGCACCCGAAAGCCCAACAAGAAAATATGTAGGAAAGGAG GAGCCAGCGCTAAGAAACAGGGCGAGGACTTAGCGGATAATGACGGTGATGAAGACGAAG ACATCCGGGACAGCGGCGCCAAGCCCGTCATGGTCTACATCCATGGTGGCTCCTACATGGAGGGCACGGGGAACATGATAGACGGCAGCATCCTGGCCAGCTACGGCAACGTGATTGTCATCACCCTGAACTACCGCGTCGGAGTGCTCG GGTTCCTGAGCACGGGGGACCAGGCAGCCAAGGGCAATTACGGGCTGCTGGACCAGATCCAGGCGCTGCGCTGGGTCAGCGAGAACATCGCCTTCTTCGGGGGAGACCCCCTGCGCATCACCGTCTTCGGCTCGGGCATCGGCGCCTCCTGCGTCAGCCTGCTCACCCTGTCCCACCACTCGGAAG GTCTGTTCCAGAGAGCCATCATCCAGAGCGGCTCCGCGCTCTCCAGCTGGGCAGTGAACTACCAGCCTGTGAAGTACACCAGCATGCTGGCTGACAAGGTGGGCTGCAACGTGCTGGACACCGTGGACATGGTGGACTGCCTGCGGCAGAAGAGTGCCAAGGAGCTGGTAGAGCAAGACATCCAGCCAGCCCGCTACCACGTGGCCTTCGGGCCAGTCATTGATGGGGACGTGATCCCGGACGACCCAGAGATCCTGATGGAGCAGGGCGAGTTCCTCAACTACGATATCATGCTGGGGGTCAACCAGGGTGAAGGGCTGAAGTTTGTGGAGGGCGTGGTGGACCCTGAGGACGGCGTCTCGGGCAGTGACTTTGACTACTCAGTGTCCAACTTTGTAGACAACCTGTACGGCTACCCTGAGGGCAAGGACACCCTGAGGGAGACCATCAAGTTCATGTACACGGACTGGGCCGACCGGGACAACCCCGAGACACGCCGCAAGACTCTGGTGGCCCTCTTCACTGACCACCAGTGGGTAGAGCCATCAGTGGTGACAGCCGACCTGCACGCCCGCTATGGCTCCCCCACCTACTTCTACGCCTTCTACCACCACTGCCAGAGCCTGATGAAGCCTGCATGGTCCGATGCAGCCCACGGGGATGAGGTGCCTTACGTGTTCGGGATCCCCATGATTGGCCCCACTGACCTCTTTCCCTGCAACTTCTCCAAGAACGACGTCATGCTCAGCGCTGTGGTGATGACCTACTGGACCAACTTTGCCAAGACAGG GGACCCCAACAAGCCTGTCCCCCAGGACACCAAGTTCATCCACACCAAGGCCAACCGGTTTGAGGAGGTGGCCTGGTCCAAGTACAACCCCCGTGACCAGCTGTACCTGCACATCGGGCTGAAGCCGCGGGTACGCGACCACTACAGGGCCACCAAGGTGGCTTTCTGGAAGCACCTGGTTCCCCACCTGTACAACCTGCACGATATGTTCCACTACACCTCCACCACCACCAAAGTGCCACCACCCGACACCACGCAGAACTCCCACATCACCCGCCGGCCCAACAGCAAGATCTGGACCACCAAGCGCCCCGCCATCTCACCCGCCTACAACAGCGAGAACGGCAAGGAGAAGTGGAGCCCAGAGCAAGAGGCGGGCACGCTGCTCGAGAGCCCCCGCGACTACTCCACCGAACTGAGCGTCACCATCGCCGTGGGCgcctccctcctcttcctcaacGTGCTGGCCTTCGCCGCCCTCTACTACCGCAAGGACAAGCGCCGGCAGGACACGCAccggcagcccagcccccagcGCGGCGCCTCCAACGACATCGCCCACGCGCCTGACGAGGAGATGCCCTCCTTGCAGGTGAGCCAGGGGCACCACGAGTGCGAAGCTGTGCCATCCCACGACACCCTGCGCCTGGCCGCTCTGCCCGACTACACCCTCACCTTGCGCCGCTCTCCGGACGACATCCCGCTCATGACCCCCAACACCATCACCATGATCCCCAACTCGCTGGTGGGGCTGCAGACCCTGCACCCCTACAACACCTTCACCGCCGGCTTCAACAGCACGGGGCTTCCGCACTCACACTCCACCACCAGGGTATAG
- the NLGN3 gene encoding neuroligin-3 isoform X2, protein MWLILWRSPLFPPVLQVPELVASWDLRLTLWVLSFASMVVQMEGQVYSPTVNTHYGKLRGVRVPLPSEILGPVDQYLGVPYAAPPVGEKRFMPPEPPPSWSGIRNATHFSPVCPQNIHNAVPEIMLPIWFTSNLDIVATYIQDPNEDCLYLNIYIPTEDGASAKKQGEDLADNDGDEDEDIRDSGAKPVMVYIHGGSYMEGTGNMIDGSILASYGNVIVITLNYRVGVLGFLSTGDQAAKGNYGLLDQIQALRWVSENIAFFGGDPLRITVFGSGIGASCVSLLTLSHHSEGLFQRAIIQSGSALSSWAVNYQPVKYTSMLADKVGCNVLDTVDMVDCLRQKSAKELVEQDIQPARYHVAFGPVIDGDVIPDDPEILMEQGEFLNYDIMLGVNQGEGLKFVEGVVDPEDGVSGSDFDYSVSNFVDNLYGYPEGKDTLRETIKFMYTDWADRDNPETRRKTLVALFTDHQWVEPSVVTADLHARYGSPTYFYAFYHHCQSLMKPAWSDAAHGDEVPYVFGIPMIGPTDLFPCNFSKNDVMLSAVVMTYWTNFAKTGDPNKPVPQDTKFIHTKANRFEEVAWSKYNPRDQLYLHIGLKPRVRDHYRATKVAFWKHLVPHLYNLHDMFHYTSTTTKVPPPDTTQNSHITRRPNSKIWTTKRPAISPAYNSENGKEKWSPEQEAGTLLESPRDYSTELSVTIAVGASLLFLNVLAFAALYYRKDKRRQDTHRQPSPQRGASNDIAHAPDEEMPSLQVSQGHHECEAVPSHDTLRLAALPDYTLTLRRSPDDIPLMTPNTITMIPNSLVGLQTLHPYNTFTAGFNSTGLPHSHSTTRV, encoded by the exons ATGTGGCTGATACTCTGGAGAAGCCCTCTCTTCCCCCCTGTTCTCCAAGTGCCTGAGCTGGTGGCCAGCTGGGACCTGCGTCTCACCCTCTGGGTCCTGAGCTTTGCCTCGATGGTTGTGCAGATGGAGGGCCAGGTCTACTCGCCCACTGTCAACACGCACTATGGGAAGTTACGAGGGGTGCGCGTGCCGTTGCCCAGTGAGATCCTGGGGCCCGTGGACCAGTACCTGGGGGTCCCTTATGCCGCTCCCCCCGTCGGGGAGAAGAGATTCATGCCCCCCGAGCCACCACCGTCCTGGTCGGGCATCAGGAACGCTACCCACTTCTCACCAGTCTGCCCCCAGAACATCCACAACGCCGTTCCCGAGATCATGCTGCCCATCTGGTTTACCTCCAATTTGGATATCGTGGCCACGTACATCCAGGACCCCAACGAGGACTGTCTGTACCTCAACATCTACATCCCCACGGAGGATG GAGCCAGCGCTAAGAAACAGGGCGAGGACTTAGCGGATAATGACGGTGATGAAGACGAAG ACATCCGGGACAGCGGCGCCAAGCCCGTCATGGTCTACATCCATGGTGGCTCCTACATGGAGGGCACGGGGAACATGATAGACGGCAGCATCCTGGCCAGCTACGGCAACGTGATTGTCATCACCCTGAACTACCGCGTCGGAGTGCTCG GGTTCCTGAGCACGGGGGACCAGGCAGCCAAGGGCAATTACGGGCTGCTGGACCAGATCCAGGCGCTGCGCTGGGTCAGCGAGAACATCGCCTTCTTCGGGGGAGACCCCCTGCGCATCACCGTCTTCGGCTCGGGCATCGGCGCCTCCTGCGTCAGCCTGCTCACCCTGTCCCACCACTCGGAAG GTCTGTTCCAGAGAGCCATCATCCAGAGCGGCTCCGCGCTCTCCAGCTGGGCAGTGAACTACCAGCCTGTGAAGTACACCAGCATGCTGGCTGACAAGGTGGGCTGCAACGTGCTGGACACCGTGGACATGGTGGACTGCCTGCGGCAGAAGAGTGCCAAGGAGCTGGTAGAGCAAGACATCCAGCCAGCCCGCTACCACGTGGCCTTCGGGCCAGTCATTGATGGGGACGTGATCCCGGACGACCCAGAGATCCTGATGGAGCAGGGCGAGTTCCTCAACTACGATATCATGCTGGGGGTCAACCAGGGTGAAGGGCTGAAGTTTGTGGAGGGCGTGGTGGACCCTGAGGACGGCGTCTCGGGCAGTGACTTTGACTACTCAGTGTCCAACTTTGTAGACAACCTGTACGGCTACCCTGAGGGCAAGGACACCCTGAGGGAGACCATCAAGTTCATGTACACGGACTGGGCCGACCGGGACAACCCCGAGACACGCCGCAAGACTCTGGTGGCCCTCTTCACTGACCACCAGTGGGTAGAGCCATCAGTGGTGACAGCCGACCTGCACGCCCGCTATGGCTCCCCCACCTACTTCTACGCCTTCTACCACCACTGCCAGAGCCTGATGAAGCCTGCATGGTCCGATGCAGCCCACGGGGATGAGGTGCCTTACGTGTTCGGGATCCCCATGATTGGCCCCACTGACCTCTTTCCCTGCAACTTCTCCAAGAACGACGTCATGCTCAGCGCTGTGGTGATGACCTACTGGACCAACTTTGCCAAGACAGG GGACCCCAACAAGCCTGTCCCCCAGGACACCAAGTTCATCCACACCAAGGCCAACCGGTTTGAGGAGGTGGCCTGGTCCAAGTACAACCCCCGTGACCAGCTGTACCTGCACATCGGGCTGAAGCCGCGGGTACGCGACCACTACAGGGCCACCAAGGTGGCTTTCTGGAAGCACCTGGTTCCCCACCTGTACAACCTGCACGATATGTTCCACTACACCTCCACCACCACCAAAGTGCCACCACCCGACACCACGCAGAACTCCCACATCACCCGCCGGCCCAACAGCAAGATCTGGACCACCAAGCGCCCCGCCATCTCACCCGCCTACAACAGCGAGAACGGCAAGGAGAAGTGGAGCCCAGAGCAAGAGGCGGGCACGCTGCTCGAGAGCCCCCGCGACTACTCCACCGAACTGAGCGTCACCATCGCCGTGGGCgcctccctcctcttcctcaacGTGCTGGCCTTCGCCGCCCTCTACTACCGCAAGGACAAGCGCCGGCAGGACACGCAccggcagcccagcccccagcGCGGCGCCTCCAACGACATCGCCCACGCGCCTGACGAGGAGATGCCCTCCTTGCAGGTGAGCCAGGGGCACCACGAGTGCGAAGCTGTGCCATCCCACGACACCCTGCGCCTGGCCGCTCTGCCCGACTACACCCTCACCTTGCGCCGCTCTCCGGACGACATCCCGCTCATGACCCCCAACACCATCACCATGATCCCCAACTCGCTGGTGGGGCTGCAGACCCTGCACCCCTACAACACCTTCACCGCCGGCTTCAACAGCACGGGGCTTCCGCACTCACACTCCACCACCAGGGTATAG